A genomic stretch from Caulobacter sp. FWC2 includes:
- a CDS encoding M1 family metallopeptidase — MFRKIAGFELRYQLKSPVFWVVAVIFFLMTFGAATIDQIRIGGGGNIHKNAPFAIAQTHLILSIFYMFVTTAFVANVVVRDDETGFGPILRSTRIRKFDYLYGRFTGAFLAAAISFLAVPLAIFIGSFMPWIDPERLGPNVLQAYLFAYFGLALPSILLTASLFFALATITRSMMWTYVGVVAFMVLWIIANIALDKPEFEKIAAYWEPLGTAAYGLATKYWTASERNTVIPPLAGALLFNRVLVVVLSAGFLTLAYSLFRFQSADLSGQRKVKKGKAEVDAAPVLTNGRLPQPKFDRSTAWAQLVVRTRLDMGQVFKSPAYFVLLFLGLANAMGALWFATDAGRYGGVIYPVTRVLLSPLLGSFGLIPMIIAIYYSGELVWRERERKTHEIIDATPVPDWAFVAPKTLAIALVLVSTLLVSVFAAILSQVFHGYFKLELDKYLIWYVLPQAVDWILLAVLAVFLQAISPHKFIGWGLMVIYLVTTITFVNLGFEHKLYNYGSTTDTPFSDMNGLGKFWIGAWWLRAYWTAFAVVLLVLAYGLWRRGTESRLLPRLRRLPVRLNGGAGLLLGGALVAFVGLGAFIYVNTNVWNDYRTRIGNEKWQADYEKTLLPFENTPQPKIVAMTLDVDLKPHEPSLETKGSYVIENKTGAPLKEIHVRFDRDLSVKGLSIEGARPKKTFERFNYRIFAFDTPMASGERRKMSFITLRAQRGFPNSGQESRVVDNGTFVNNLEIAPILGMGRDSLLQDRAKRRKYGLPPEQRMAKLGDVPSRQFNGLRKDADFVSSDITVTTEADQTPIAPGYKISDTVKNGRRVARFVTEAPILPFVSIQSARYRVAEETYKGVQLAVYYDAQHSWNIERMKTAMKRSLDYMGANFSPYQFRQLRFQEFPDYAQFAQSFANTIPWSEGMFFISDYRDPTKIDMVTYVGAHEIGHQWWAHQVIGADQQGGAMLSETFAQYAALMVMKHTYGEPQIRKFLKFELDSYLRARGGDVIDEQPLYKVENQPYVYYRKGSLVMYRLQSEIGEETVNRALRKLIADHAFKGAPYPITTDFLTALRAEAPADKQALITDLFEKITLYDLKTKSAAVKKRADGRFDVTITVDAQKKYADGKGKETNAALNETMDIGLFTAKPGDKGFDAKNVVAYERRPIRSGVQTFTFVTETAPKFAGIDPYNTVIDRNGDDNTLPVGK; from the coding sequence ATGTTTCGCAAGATCGCGGGCTTCGAGCTCCGCTACCAACTGAAGTCGCCCGTCTTCTGGGTGGTCGCGGTCATCTTCTTCCTGATGACCTTCGGGGCGGCGACGATCGACCAGATCCGCATCGGCGGCGGCGGAAACATCCACAAGAACGCCCCGTTCGCGATCGCCCAGACCCACCTGATCTTGTCGATCTTCTACATGTTCGTGACCACGGCCTTCGTGGCCAATGTGGTGGTGCGGGACGACGAGACGGGCTTCGGGCCGATCCTGCGCTCCACGCGGATCCGCAAGTTCGACTATCTCTACGGCCGTTTCACAGGCGCCTTCCTGGCGGCGGCGATCTCGTTCCTGGCCGTGCCGCTGGCGATCTTCATCGGCTCGTTCATGCCGTGGATCGACCCCGAGCGTCTGGGGCCCAACGTCCTGCAGGCCTATCTGTTCGCCTATTTCGGCCTGGCCCTGCCGTCGATCCTTCTGACCGCGTCGCTGTTCTTCGCCCTGGCCACCATCACCCGCTCGATGATGTGGACCTATGTCGGCGTGGTCGCCTTCATGGTTCTGTGGATCATCGCCAACATCGCGCTGGACAAGCCCGAGTTCGAGAAGATCGCCGCCTATTGGGAGCCGCTCGGCACCGCCGCCTACGGCCTGGCGACCAAGTACTGGACGGCCAGCGAGCGCAACACGGTGATCCCGCCATTGGCCGGAGCGCTGCTGTTCAACCGCGTGCTCGTGGTCGTGCTGTCGGCGGGCTTCCTGACGCTGGCCTACAGTCTGTTCCGCTTCCAGTCAGCCGACCTCTCCGGTCAGCGGAAGGTCAAGAAGGGCAAGGCCGAGGTCGACGCCGCCCCAGTCCTGACCAACGGTCGGTTGCCGCAACCGAAGTTCGACCGCTCCACGGCCTGGGCGCAACTCGTGGTCCGCACGCGGCTCGACATGGGCCAGGTGTTCAAGAGCCCGGCCTATTTCGTGCTGCTGTTCCTGGGCCTGGCCAACGCCATGGGCGCCCTGTGGTTCGCCACCGACGCCGGTCGCTACGGTGGGGTGATCTATCCGGTCACCCGGGTGCTGCTGTCGCCGCTTCTGGGCTCGTTCGGCCTGATCCCGATGATCATCGCCATCTATTATTCCGGCGAGCTGGTCTGGCGCGAGCGCGAGCGCAAGACGCACGAGATCATTGACGCCACCCCCGTGCCCGACTGGGCCTTCGTGGCCCCCAAGACCCTGGCCATCGCGCTCGTCCTGGTCTCGACCCTGCTGGTCAGCGTGTTCGCGGCCATCCTCAGCCAGGTCTTCCACGGCTATTTCAAGCTGGAGCTCGACAAGTACCTGATCTGGTACGTGCTGCCGCAGGCGGTGGACTGGATCCTGCTGGCCGTGCTGGCGGTGTTCCTGCAGGCGATCAGCCCGCACAAGTTCATCGGCTGGGGCCTGATGGTGATCTACCTTGTCACCACGATCACGTTCGTGAACCTGGGCTTTGAGCACAAGCTCTACAATTACGGCTCGACCACCGACACGCCGTTCTCGGACATGAATGGCCTGGGCAAGTTCTGGATCGGAGCCTGGTGGCTGCGGGCCTATTGGACGGCCTTCGCGGTGGTGCTGCTGGTGCTGGCCTATGGCCTGTGGCGGCGCGGGACCGAAAGCCGCCTCCTGCCGCGTCTGCGCCGACTGCCCGTTCGCCTGAACGGCGGGGCCGGCCTGCTGCTGGGCGGCGCCCTGGTCGCCTTCGTGGGCCTGGGGGCGTTCATCTACGTCAACACCAATGTCTGGAACGACTACCGGACCAGGATCGGCAACGAGAAGTGGCAGGCCGACTACGAAAAGACCCTGCTGCCGTTCGAGAACACGCCGCAGCCCAAGATCGTCGCCATGACCCTGGACGTCGACCTGAAGCCGCACGAACCCAGCCTGGAAACCAAGGGCTCGTACGTCATCGAGAACAAGACGGGCGCGCCGTTGAAGGAGATCCACGTCCGCTTCGACCGTGACCTGTCGGTCAAGGGGCTGTCGATCGAGGGCGCCCGACCCAAGAAGACCTTCGAGCGCTTCAACTATCGCATCTTCGCCTTCGACACGCCGATGGCGTCGGGCGAGCGGCGCAAGATGAGCTTCATCACCCTGCGCGCGCAGCGGGGCTTCCCCAACAGCGGCCAGGAAAGCCGGGTCGTCGACAACGGGACCTTCGTCAACAACCTGGAGATCGCGCCAATCCTGGGCATGGGCCGCGACAGCCTGCTGCAGGACCGCGCCAAGCGCCGCAAGTACGGCCTGCCGCCCGAGCAGCGCATGGCCAAGCTGGGGGATGTCCCGTCCCGCCAGTTCAACGGCCTGCGCAAGGACGCCGACTTCGTCAGCTCGGACATCACCGTCACCACCGAGGCCGACCAGACCCCGATCGCGCCGGGCTACAAGATTTCGGACACGGTGAAGAACGGTCGCCGGGTGGCCCGCTTCGTCACCGAGGCGCCGATCCTGCCGTTCGTCTCGATCCAGTCGGCGCGCTACAGGGTGGCCGAGGAGACCTACAAGGGCGTGCAGCTGGCGGTTTATTACGACGCTCAGCACAGCTGGAACATCGAGCGGATGAAGACCGCGATGAAGCGGTCTCTGGACTATATGGGCGCCAATTTCAGCCCCTATCAATTCCGCCAGCTGCGCTTCCAGGAGTTCCCGGACTACGCCCAGTTCGCCCAGTCGTTCGCCAATACGATCCCGTGGTCCGAGGGGATGTTCTTCATCTCCGACTATCGCGACCCGACCAAGATCGACATGGTCACCTATGTCGGGGCCCACGAGATCGGCCACCAGTGGTGGGCCCACCAGGTGATCGGCGCCGACCAGCAGGGCGGGGCGATGCTGTCGGAGACCTTCGCCCAGTACGCGGCGCTGATGGTGATGAAGCACACCTACGGCGAGCCGCAGATCCGCAAGTTCCTGAAGTTCGAGCTGGACAGCTATCTGCGCGCGCGTGGCGGCGACGTGATCGACGAGCAGCCGCTCTACAAGGTCGAGAACCAGCCCTACGTCTACTATCGCAAGGGCTCGCTGGTCATGTACCGGCTGCAGAGCGAGATCGGCGAGGAGACGGTCAACCGCGCCCTGCGCAAGCTGATCGCCGACCACGCCTTCAAGGGCGCGCCCTATCCGATCACCACCGACTTCCTGACCGCGCTCCGCGCCGAGGCCCCGGCCGACAAGCAGGCCTTGATCACCGACCTGTTCGAGAAGATCACGCTCTACGATCTGAAGACCAAGAGCGCGGCGGTGAAGAAGCGGGCGGACGGCAGGTTCGACGTGACGATCACGGTCGACGCCCAGAAGAAGTACGCCGACGGCAAGGGCAAGGAGACCAACGCAGCTCTCAACGAGACCATGGATATCGGCCTGTTCACGGCCAAGCCGGGCGACAAGGGTTTCGACGCCAAGAACGTGGTGGCCTATGAGCGCCGGCCGATCCGCTCCGGCGTCCAGACCTTCACCTTCGTCACGGAGACGGCGCCGAAGTTCGCGGGCATTGACCCGTACAACACGGTGATCGACCGCAACGGCGACGACAACACGCTGCCGGTCGGCAAGTGA
- a CDS encoding PaaI family thioesterase: MSEGAIKLDAGALNAFLRSAFPETDPDHMPSVLEAEPGRVLLKLPYQTRQLRPGGVISGPTLMTLADTAAYALILAHIGEVAMAVTTSLNIHFLRGCQPGDLYAEGTMLKLGRRIATADVLMWTEGRERAAAKATVAYAIP; the protein is encoded by the coding sequence GTGAGCGAAGGGGCTATCAAGCTGGATGCGGGCGCGCTGAACGCGTTCCTGCGCTCCGCCTTTCCGGAGACGGACCCCGACCACATGCCTTCCGTGCTGGAGGCCGAGCCGGGACGGGTGTTGCTGAAGCTGCCGTATCAGACCCGGCAGCTGCGGCCGGGCGGGGTGATCTCTGGACCGACCTTGATGACGCTGGCGGATACGGCGGCCTATGCCTTGATCCTGGCGCACATCGGCGAGGTGGCCATGGCGGTGACCACCTCGCTCAACATTCACTTCCTGAGGGGTTGCCAGCCCGGCGATCTCTACGCCGAGGGGACCATGCTCAAGCTCGGCCGCCGCATTGCGACGGCCGATGTCCTGATGTGGACGGAAGGGCGCGAGCGGGCCGCCGCCAAGGCGACGGTCGCCTACGCCATTCCCTGA
- a CDS encoding DUF4142 domain-containing protein, with protein MNRHIMFGAAAIAALSLAACGQKAEETKGAATPAEQAATPDANPAATVPTPSDETKADVFAMKAADSDMFEIAAAKLAATRSTNPSVKKFAAAMEKAHMATSTELKSAIAASGATITLPTMLSEDAQGKIDDLTKADAKDFDKKYADSQVDAHQSALNLLQRYAQDGDTPAIKAFAAATAPKVQEHLNMAEGLKKGFDTGEDVAKARQ; from the coding sequence ATGAACCGTCATATCATGTTCGGCGCCGCCGCCATCGCCGCCCTCAGCCTGGCCGCCTGCGGTCAGAAGGCCGAAGAGACCAAGGGCGCCGCCACCCCGGCCGAACAGGCCGCGACCCCGGACGCCAACCCGGCGGCCACCGTCCCGACCCCGTCGGACGAGACCAAGGCCGACGTCTTCGCCATGAAGGCCGCCGATAGCGACATGTTCGAGATCGCCGCCGCCAAGCTGGCCGCCACGCGCTCGACCAACCCGTCGGTCAAGAAGTTCGCCGCCGCGATGGAAAAGGCCCACATGGCCACCAGCACCGAGCTGAAGTCCGCCATCGCCGCCTCGGGCGCGACCATCACCCTGCCGACCATGCTGTCGGAAGACGCCCAGGGCAAGATCGACGACCTGACCAAGGCCGACGCCAAGGACTTCGACAAGAAGTACGCCGACAGCCAGGTCGACGCTCACCAGTCGGCCCTGAACCTGCTGCAGCGCTACGCTCAGGACGGCGACACCCCGGCCATCAAGGCCTTCGCCGCCGCCACGGCTCCGAAGGTCCAGGAGCACCTGAACATGGCCGAGGGCCTGAAGAAGGGCTTCGACACCGGCGAGGACGTCGCCAAGGCCCGTCAGTAA
- a CDS encoding CaiB/BaiF CoA-transferase family protein, whose product MTQGPLAGLRVIEMGSLIAGPFCGQVLGDFGAEVIKLEDPKVGDPMRQWGRSKPQGLSPWWPVIGRNKKSVTVDLRTDGGRDIARALIAKADVVVENFRPGTLEKWGMGYDQLAKTNPGLVMARVSGFGQTGPYSSRAGYALVGEAMGGLRHITGEPDRPPARAGISIGDSLSGLNAALGVMMALHARQSTGKGQVVDVAIYESVLTVMENLITEYDLTGYVRERSGAVLPGIAPSNVYPTKSGELVLIGANQDTLFRRLCDLMGRPDLADDVRYRDHAARGAHQAELDARIAAWTADQEIDDLLPKLEAAGLATGRIYRAPDMIEDPQFVARGSIVTTPHPVFGQIKMQNAFPKLTETPGGVRWTGPTLGEHTEAVLAEVVGMSGETVEGLRKRGVI is encoded by the coding sequence ATGACGCAGGGTCCGCTGGCCGGATTGCGGGTGATCGAGATGGGCTCGCTGATCGCCGGGCCGTTCTGCGGTCAGGTGCTGGGCGACTTCGGGGCCGAGGTCATCAAGCTGGAGGATCCCAAGGTCGGCGACCCGATGCGCCAGTGGGGGCGCTCCAAGCCCCAGGGCCTGTCGCCCTGGTGGCCGGTGATCGGCCGCAACAAGAAGTCCGTCACCGTCGATCTGCGTACGGACGGAGGCCGCGACATCGCGCGCGCGTTGATCGCCAAGGCCGATGTGGTGGTCGAGAACTTCCGCCCCGGCACGCTGGAAAAGTGGGGCATGGGCTATGACCAACTGGCGAAGACCAATCCGGGACTGGTGATGGCGCGGGTGTCGGGCTTCGGCCAGACCGGGCCCTATTCAAGCCGCGCCGGCTACGCCCTGGTCGGCGAGGCCATGGGGGGACTGCGCCACATCACCGGCGAACCGGACCGGCCGCCGGCCCGGGCCGGGATCTCGATCGGCGACAGCCTTTCGGGCCTCAACGCCGCGCTCGGGGTGATGATGGCCCTCCATGCCCGTCAAAGCACGGGCAAGGGCCAGGTGGTCGACGTGGCCATCTATGAGAGCGTGCTGACGGTGATGGAGAACCTGATCACCGAATACGACCTGACCGGCTATGTCCGTGAGCGCTCGGGGGCGGTGCTGCCCGGCATCGCGCCGTCGAACGTCTACCCGACCAAGAGCGGCGAACTGGTCCTGATCGGCGCCAACCAGGACACCCTGTTCAGGCGGCTGTGCGACCTGATGGGCCGGCCGGACCTGGCCGACGATGTGCGCTATCGCGACCACGCCGCCCGCGGCGCGCACCAGGCCGAACTCGACGCCCGCATCGCCGCCTGGACCGCCGACCAGGAGATCGACGACCTGCTGCCGAAGCTGGAGGCGGCGGGCCTGGCCACCGGCCGGATCTATCGCGCGCCGGACATGATCGAGGATCCCCAGTTCGTCGCGCGCGGATCGATCGTGACGACGCCGCATCCGGTGTTCGGCCAGATCAAGATGCAGAACGCTTTCCCGAAGCTGACGGAAACGCCGGGCGGGGTGCGATGGACCGGGCCGACCCTGGGCGAGCACACGGAGGCGGTGTTGGCGGAAGTGGTGGGGATGAGTGGGGAGACGGTCGAGGGACTGCGGAAGCGGGGCGTGATCTGA
- a CDS encoding HWE histidine kinase domain-containing protein, producing MEDAPIVSDDRQEAARLNALRALDILDSAVNEPRFLRLVRLAARLFDAPKAAIALVDKDRVWRKAYVGYASPESPRAGDLAGQVIAANGPVALGVPIRNDQGQALGALVVEGPGLNGPASDEDLQALEDLAALATEVLTVRCRALNLEAERLNLAISAASLGEFEWDIKRDVFKISPRLAKISDIEPGEIPAENGQALYRFLHPDDQAWLKESIDEQLAEADRYEAEYRRPNGPDGREIWNQGSGVILRDADGEPAYLIGVVQDITERRAEEDQRENLVAELDHRIKNLLAVVQSVAAQSARKSASLDVFLKTFAARLKSMSSAHDLLTAARWRGATLARIAAAELGGLAPTQTRWDGPELFLTPRAASALSLALHELAVNAMRYGSLSSENGKVEVVWRRTPEGGFALEWLETGGPPAVAPTTKGFGATLIEDVAGRELGGSAKINYRSSGVTAMIQGAAEALADAPPVEPAEVAPERIVETVVAADETVRPGAIAGLKVLIVEDSLLLALELEAGLEDAGVVVVGCAAELSEALSMVEMDFDVAVLDADLNGQSVAPVAEILRSMGRPFVFATGYADKAAPMGFDAPIVRKPYNVHQIARAVAGVTGRA from the coding sequence ATGGAGGACGCCCCCATCGTCAGCGACGACCGCCAGGAAGCCGCCCGGCTCAACGCCTTGAGAGCCTTGGACATCCTGGATAGCGCGGTCAACGAGCCTCGGTTCCTGCGCCTCGTGCGTCTGGCAGCCCGGCTGTTCGACGCGCCCAAGGCCGCCATCGCGCTGGTCGACAAGGATCGGGTCTGGCGCAAGGCCTATGTCGGCTATGCGAGCCCCGAAAGTCCGCGCGCTGGCGACCTGGCCGGCCAGGTGATCGCCGCCAACGGACCCGTGGCGCTGGGCGTGCCGATCCGCAACGATCAAGGCCAGGCGCTGGGCGCGCTCGTCGTCGAAGGCCCTGGCCTGAACGGCCCGGCTTCTGACGAGGATCTCCAGGCGCTGGAAGATCTGGCCGCGCTGGCCACGGAAGTCCTGACCGTTCGCTGTCGCGCCCTCAACCTGGAAGCCGAGCGCCTGAACCTGGCCATCTCGGCCGCCAGCCTCGGCGAGTTCGAGTGGGACATCAAACGCGACGTCTTCAAGATCAGCCCTCGGCTGGCCAAGATCTCGGACATCGAGCCCGGCGAGATCCCGGCCGAGAACGGCCAGGCCCTGTACCGGTTCCTGCATCCCGACGACCAGGCCTGGCTGAAGGAATCGATCGACGAACAGCTGGCGGAAGCCGATCGTTACGAGGCCGAATACCGCCGCCCTAACGGTCCCGACGGCCGCGAGATCTGGAACCAGGGCTCGGGCGTCATCCTGCGCGACGCCGACGGCGAGCCGGCCTATCTGATCGGCGTCGTCCAGGACATCACCGAGCGCCGGGCCGAAGAAGATCAGCGCGAGAACCTCGTCGCCGAACTGGACCACCGCATCAAGAACCTGCTGGCGGTCGTCCAGTCGGTGGCGGCCCAGTCGGCGCGCAAGTCGGCCTCGTTGGATGTTTTCCTCAAGACCTTCGCCGCGCGACTGAAGTCGATGAGTTCGGCCCACGATCTGCTGACCGCCGCCCGCTGGCGCGGCGCGACCCTGGCGCGGATCGCCGCAGCCGAGCTGGGCGGCCTGGCCCCGACCCAGACGCGCTGGGACGGGCCGGAGCTGTTCCTGACCCCGCGCGCGGCCTCCGCCCTGTCGCTGGCGCTGCATGAACTGGCGGTCAACGCGATGCGCTACGGCTCGCTATCCAGCGAGAACGGCAAGGTCGAGGTGGTCTGGCGGCGCACGCCCGAGGGCGGCTTCGCCCTGGAGTGGCTGGAGACCGGCGGCCCGCCGGCTGTCGCGCCGACCACCAAGGGCTTTGGCGCGACCCTGATCGAGGACGTCGCCGGTCGCGAACTGGGCGGCTCGGCCAAGATCAACTACCGGTCCAGCGGCGTCACCGCCATGATCCAGGGCGCGGCCGAGGCCCTGGCCGACGCCCCGCCGGTCGAACCGGCTGAGGTCGCTCCCGAACGCATCGTCGAGACCGTGGTCGCCGCCGACGAGACCGTTCGCCCGGGCGCCATCGCCGGCCTGAAGGTGCTGATCGTCGAGGACTCCCTGCTGCTGGCCCTGGAGCTGGAAGCGGGCCTCGAGGACGCCGGCGTCGTGGTGGTCGGCTGCGCGGCCGAACTCAGCGAGGCCCTGTCGATGGTCGAGATGGACTTCGACGTCGCGGTCCTGGACGCCGACCTCAACGGCCAGTCGGTGGCCCCGGTCGCCGAGATCCTGCGCTCCATGGGCCGGCCGTTCGTGTTCGCCACGGGCTATGCGGACAAGGCCGCGCCGATGGGGTTCGACGCCCCGATCGTGCGCAAGCCGTACAACGTCCACCAGATCGCGCGGGCCGTGGCGGGGGTCACGGGGCGGGCTTGA
- a CDS encoding superoxide dismutase, with protein sequence MTYKLPDLPYAYDALEPTISANTLHFHHDKHHAAYVTALNGLLNGDDKGSLEAVIKGAGPGKVFNNAAQAWNHAFFWDGLSPTKTAPGADLAAAIDSTFGGLDALKEKFVAEGIGHFGSGWVWLVSDASGALKIISTHDAESPVTQDLTALLVADVWEHAYYLDYQNLRKGFLEAVFDNLLNWTLADSQYAAAKSGQQGWAYPAPE encoded by the coding sequence ATGACGTACAAGCTGCCGGACCTGCCCTACGCGTACGACGCGCTGGAGCCGACGATCTCCGCCAACACCCTCCATTTCCACCATGACAAGCACCACGCGGCCTATGTGACCGCGCTGAACGGCCTGCTGAACGGCGACGACAAGGGTTCGCTGGAAGCGGTGATCAAGGGCGCCGGTCCGGGTAAGGTGTTCAACAACGCCGCCCAGGCCTGGAACCACGCCTTCTTCTGGGACGGCCTCTCGCCGACCAAGACCGCCCCGGGCGCCGATCTGGCCGCCGCCATCGACTCCACCTTCGGCGGCCTGGACGCCCTGAAGGAAAAGTTCGTCGCCGAAGGCATCGGCCACTTCGGCTCGGGCTGGGTGTGGCTGGTCTCGGACGCCTCGGGCGCCCTGAAGATCATCTCGACCCACGACGCCGAAAGCCCGGTCACCCAGGACCTGACGGCCCTGCTGGTCGCCGATGTCTGGGAGCACGCCTACTATCTGGACTACCAGAACCTGCGGAAGGGCTTCCTGGAAGCCGTGTTCGACAACCTGCTCAACTGGACCCTGGCCGACAGCCAGTACGCCGCGGCCAAGTCGGGCCAGCAGGGCTGGGCCTATCCGGCTCCGGAATAG
- a CDS encoding DUF1328 domain-containing protein, whose amino-acid sequence MLNWAVTFLVVALIAALLGFTGIAGTAIGIAKILFYVFLVLFLVSLVSHLFRGGRGAPR is encoded by the coding sequence ATGCTGAACTGGGCCGTGACCTTCCTGGTGGTCGCCCTGATCGCCGCCCTTCTGGGCTTCACCGGCATCGCCGGGACCGCGATCGGGATCGCCAAGATCCTGTTCTACGTCTTCCTTGTCCTGTTCCTGGTGTCGCTGGTCAGCCACCTCTTCCGCGGCGGTCGCGGCGCGCCACGCTAG
- a CDS encoding metallophosphoesterase, with the protein MRLVQLSDIHFGGENKEAVEAATAWIRDARPDLVVVAGDLTLDGKTPEFDAAAAWLKRLPDPMIVVPGNHDTPFVGPRELFERFTRTWGRFKDRFGDEDGAAWRAPGVTVSSLNTARAAQVRWNWSKGAVSRGQIRRVVRELEAAPAGDLRVVVCHHPLMEVLGGPMTAKVHGGVDAANHFVQAGADVILSGHIHLPFVTAVPFGDGKTQAIGSGTLSHRERGAAPGFNVIEVEPGCVRVQALAYEHGKFNAWRTWACDRRSPNENGAA; encoded by the coding sequence ATGAGGCTGGTTCAGCTCTCCGACATCCATTTCGGCGGCGAGAACAAGGAAGCCGTCGAGGCGGCGACCGCGTGGATCCGAGACGCCCGGCCCGACCTCGTGGTGGTGGCCGGCGATCTGACCCTGGACGGCAAGACCCCAGAGTTCGACGCCGCCGCCGCATGGCTGAAGCGCCTGCCCGATCCGATGATCGTGGTGCCCGGCAATCACGACACCCCCTTCGTCGGACCGCGCGAGCTGTTCGAGCGCTTCACCCGCACCTGGGGGCGGTTCAAGGATCGGTTCGGCGACGAGGACGGCGCGGCCTGGCGCGCGCCGGGCGTCACCGTCTCCTCGCTGAACACGGCCCGCGCGGCCCAGGTGCGATGGAACTGGTCGAAGGGCGCGGTGTCGCGCGGCCAGATCCGCCGCGTCGTCCGCGAGCTGGAGGCAGCGCCGGCCGGCGATCTCAGGGTGGTGGTCTGCCACCATCCGCTGATGGAGGTGCTGGGCGGGCCGATGACCGCCAAGGTCCACGGCGGGGTCGACGCGGCCAACCACTTCGTCCAGGCGGGCGCCGACGTCATCCTGTCGGGCCACATCCACCTGCCGTTCGTCACCGCTGTCCCGTTCGGCGACGGCAAGACCCAGGCGATCGGCTCGGGCACCCTCTCGCACCGCGAACGGGGCGCCGCGCCGGGCTTCAACGTCATCGAGGTCGAGCCGGGCTGCGTGCGCGTACAGGCCCTGGCCTATGAGCACGGCAAGTTCAACGCCTGGCGCACCTGGGCCTGCGATCGCAGAAGCCCAAACGAAAACGGCGCGGCCTGA
- a CDS encoding diacylglycerol kinase family protein, protein MKRIEVIANIASGSVGPDAPQIAERLLAEYGVSGVVHAPQPGELVDCLRKAIDSAPDAILVIAGDGTARAAAEMAGPDGPLIAPLPGGTMNMLPRALYGDRDWQTAMKACLESGEARTISGGEVGGRLFFVAAILGSPALWATAREAAREGKFSIAIARARRAFRRAFSGRLRVSLDGRPEIKTEALTLMCPLVSTALDADERALEATALDPSSALDVFRLGFNAALGHWRDDPSVNAGRCRTGKIRAHGRIPAILDGEPARFDPEVSIRFRPKAFRALVPPDETAE, encoded by the coding sequence GTGAAGCGCATTGAGGTCATCGCCAATATCGCATCCGGATCGGTCGGTCCGGACGCGCCGCAGATCGCCGAGCGGCTGTTGGCTGAATACGGCGTTTCCGGCGTCGTCCACGCGCCGCAGCCGGGCGAACTGGTCGATTGTCTGCGGAAGGCGATCGACAGCGCGCCGGATGCGATCCTGGTCATCGCCGGCGACGGCACGGCACGCGCGGCGGCGGAGATGGCCGGACCGGATGGTCCGCTGATCGCTCCCCTGCCTGGCGGCACCATGAACATGCTGCCGCGCGCGCTCTATGGCGACCGCGACTGGCAGACGGCGATGAAGGCCTGCCTGGAGAGCGGCGAGGCGCGAACCATTTCCGGCGGCGAGGTCGGCGGACGCCTGTTCTTCGTCGCCGCCATCCTGGGCAGCCCGGCCCTGTGGGCCACAGCGCGGGAGGCCGCCCGCGAAGGCAAGTTCAGCATCGCCATCGCCCGCGCCCGCCGCGCCTTCCGCCGCGCCTTCTCCGGCCGCCTGCGCGTCTCGCTGGACGGCCGCCCCGAGATCAAGACCGAGGCCCTGACCCTGATGTGTCCCCTGGTCTCGACCGCCCTGGACGCCGACGAGCGGGCCCTGGAGGCCACGGCCCTCGATCCGTCCAGCGCGCTCGACGTCTTCCGCCTGGGGTTCAACGCCGCCCTGGGCCATTGGCGTGACGACCCGTCGGTAAACGCCGGCCGCTGCCGCACCGGCAAGATCCGGGCCCACGGCCGCATCCCGGCGATCCTGGACGGCGAGCCGGCGCGGTTCGATCCCGAGGTGTCGATCCGCTTCCGCCCGAAGGCCTTCCGCGCCCTGGTGCCGCCGGACGAGACCGCTGAATGA
- a CDS encoding glycine zipper domain-containing protein, with translation MKMTMIALMGVGVLASACTSTGNVERNAAGGAAIGALAGAVIGNNVGSGSAGTGALVGAALGGTVGAVKGCKEDGGCGSTNANRRQYYDERAGRYYYYDSRSGRYYWEDGAPRY, from the coding sequence ATGAAGATGACCATGATCGCCCTGATGGGCGTGGGCGTGCTCGCCTCGGCGTGCACCTCGACGGGCAATGTGGAGCGCAACGCCGCCGGCGGCGCCGCCATCGGCGCCCTGGCGGGCGCGGTGATCGGCAACAATGTCGGCAGCGGCAGCGCTGGCACCGGCGCCCTGGTCGGCGCGGCGCTCGGCGGCACGGTGGGCGCCGTCAAGGGTTGCAAGGAGGATGGCGGCTGCGGTTCGACCAACGCCAACCGTCGCCAATATTATGACGAGCGCGCGGGTCGCTATTACTACTACGACTCCCGCAGCGGTCGTTATTACTGGGAAGATGGCGCGCCCCGCTACTAA